A window of Phragmites australis chromosome 2, lpPhrAust1.1, whole genome shotgun sequence genomic DNA:
TTTTCTTCCGCCAAAAAATTCCATGTTCTTTATTTTTGGCCCAGAGGGATATTTGTCATGACTGGCTTATATTTGACTCATATAATGCAAGGGGcagttttgtttccttttttttggtcTTTTTTGTACGGTGAATTTTGCCACAGGACACCCAAAATGGGTCTTTGCTGAAAGACACTGAAGAAACTGATCTTTGCTGCTGGTCATACAAAATTGTTTATATTCATTTCGAGCGTCCTGTCCTTTAGTATAGTTGAACTCAGTAGAGTTCTTTCCTGCTGTTCCGTTTCACCTTCATAGGTGCTACATAACTACAATCCAGTTAAACCGATAAGACAGTGAAGGTATTCTTGCCAGAGTTGTTTATTATGTTATTTACAACTTTTTTTGGGTAGCTGTTGGGTGATTTAGGCATTAGCAGGTGTGCATATCTTCACATGTCCATGTGACACTGGGAATTATCTTATTGGAGTCTGTTGTAATGTTATATACTGCTTTTTGTGTGTGTGGATTTTATGTAAATTCATATActgcttttgaaagaattttgtAGCTTTGGACGATTTAGCCACTAGGCTTGGGAGCTAGCGTTTTATGAGTTAATATACTGATAATTCATATCACATTTCTTTTGATAGGATTCAAGGTTGTTGGGGGAACTGCATGTTGCTCTGCTCAAATCCATCATAAAGGATATTGAGGACGTTGCTCGAACTCCATCGGTTGCATTGGGGGTGAATCCAGGAGGTGGCCATCCACAAATTGTTGAAGGGGTGGGcacatgtttaatgtttttctcaAAGCTCCTATTATTCTTTTAAGCTTGTCTGCTTTGTGCtatttttatattcttgaaCTTTCATGTTTCTTTCTGACAGGCATATGCTTGGGGATTCAATATACGTAGCTGGCAACGCCACCTGAATCTTCTAACATGGCCTGAAATATTACGACAGTTTGCTTTATCTGCTGGTTTTGGACCTCAACTAAAGAAAAGGAACGTCGAAGATGCTTATTATCGTAATGATAATGAGGTATGTGCTATCTTATACCATCTACCTGCCTCTACGATTATCTCAGTTGAAAAACTTTCCTCGTATTATGTATTTCTCACTGAAATCATCATCACACTAGTGTTCTATTATAAACCCAACTATCAACATTACTTCATAACCTAATGGTCAATTGATATTTATTCGACTCAAAATAACCGCCTAATAAAGCCAGCAACTTACTAATAATACTAAGGCTTTGTCTTATTTTATGCCATGGTTCTTCCAAATTTCGTGTACTTAATTTGCATCATGTTGCACCTATTTATGATATTGAGCAATTACCAACCTGGAACCTTTCTGTCTGAAAATGATGAGAATATTGTTTGCAAATATGGATTAATTTTAAAGATATCGGGTTCGCCCATTCTTTTTCCAGTATTGACTGCAATAGGCTGGGATTTAGTATGATCTGTGAACCTGTCCAACCTAATCTACATTATATTTGGGATCTTGGTTCTAGTGAGCAGAACAAAGTGTCTGGAAACTCGAAGTACTTGTATTCTTTGCTCTATATTGTTAACAAGAGGGCATACCAAAACTCAAAATGTATGATTGGGATATGCTGAAAAGCGAACACTTCTCTTGGAAAATTGACATATACGTTTAGTCATGTGGATAGAAAATTAGTTTTCGGAAGCAGGATCTCTGTAGTTCACAGCATATTCTCAATTTTGTGCATGGcaagaaaaatatctacaagAGTTTTGACAAAGGTGGGTGCAAAATTTGATGCAGAGTCATAATGGTGAGGATGTTATATCGACGATCCGAAATGGTTCAGCAGCTGTGAATGCCGCAGCTTTAATGAAAGAAAGAGGCTACACCCATCGCCGTAGATCTCGGCACCGTCTTACTCCTGGAACTGTAAAGTTTGCTGCTTTCCATGTGCTATCTCTTGAAGGAAGCAAAGGTCTCACAATATTggaagttgcagagaaaatccAGGTATGTTTTCATACATATATGCAGCTCcattttcctttattttttttttccttatgtGGTTTCTCTAATTTATTAAGTTAATTGTTGCCCTGTTCAGAAATCTGGACTGAGAGACCTCACAACAAGCAAGACACCTGAAGCATCCATAGCTGCTGCCTTGTCCAGGGATACAAAACTTTTTGAGAGAACTGCGCCTTCAACATATTGTGTGAAGTCGACTTATAGAAAAGACCCAGTTGATTCTGAGGCTGTGTTGTCAGCAGCACGTGAAAAAATTAGGGCTTTCCAGAATGTGCTTTCAGACTCTGAAGCTGAAAAGGAGGCGGATGATGCTGAGAGGGATGAAGATTCTGAATGTGATGATGCTGATGATGACCCTGATGGTGATGATGTGAATACTGAGGTAGGAGATGACAAGCATCCCCATCTTGCTGTTGAGGCACAAGATGGCGTACCAACTACAACAACAGTTGGTGGAATAAAGACAGAGCCAGATAGTGTGGGTAATGTATTGAACCCACCAAGTTGTTTTACTAAATCTGCAAAAGGTGCTGCCCTTCTTTCTTTAGGCAACTCCAATACTGCAGGTGCTTCAAGTGATTCACATCTTGGAGCCTCATCTGATTATCATAAAGTAAACCCTGGTGATTCTGAAGATACACAAATTGACGAAAGCAATCAAGTTGAACCTTGGGTACGGGCACTAGCAGAAGGTGACTATTGTGATCTTAGTGTTGAAGAACGCCTTAATGCACTGGTTGCGCTTGTTGGTGTTGCCACTGAAGGGAACTCTATTCGCACTGTTCTTGAGGTAACGATCTTGCTTAAACTACCCTTCTATCTTGTTATTTCTCATCGGGAAACACCTGATCAAGAGTCTTACAGGAACGCTTGGAGTTAGCAAATGCCTTAAAGAAGCAAATGTGGGCGGAGGCGCAACTTGATAAGAGGCGTTCCAAGGAAGAATTTGCTAGCAGAATTCAATGTAATTCTTACATGAGTTTTAAGGCTGATATTAATCAAGAAAACAATGCTACAGAGAGTACTACAACTCCAGGCTTTAATGCTGATAAGGAGAATGATGGAAATATTGGGGCCATTAACAATTGTGAGATGCTTGATCAGCATAGTCAGGGTAATGCTGGCGGTATATCTTATGAGAGGAACGGTGTAGGCCTGGAAATCGGTGCAACCCCAGATAATTTAGCTGTTCAGCAGTATGCTTATGCTGACAAAACACGATCTCAGTTGAAATCGTACATTGGTCACCGGACAGAACAGTTGTATGTCTACAGATCCCTGCCCTTGGGTCAGGATCGGAGGCGAAATCGGTATTGGCAGTTTACAACTTCGGCATCACCAAATGACCCTGGCTCAGGAAGGATATTTTTTGAATCCAAAGATGGATATTGGAGAGTTATAGATTCAGAGGAGGTAATTTTTCATTCGTACCTACTATATTTAACATGATTACTGTGGTTCACAGTATGTGCTATAAAAAACTACAATTCAGATGTTAAATTGTGTCATTTTTGGGATAATGTGTTCATTAACATTGTGTTGTCTTTCCCTGTATGCTGTCATTTTCAAATGCCATGCACTAGTCCACTTGTGAAGATCTATGTGATATTTTGTTTGCTACTGGGATTTCCTGTATTAATATTTGTGTATAATTTTGGCCAGTTACTGCTGGCTTGCTCTGGCCACTGTATGACGGGCAAATGGTGGTAACCATACAGAAAGTACCAGCTTATTTCACAGGAAAAAATGTTGGAATtttatttataagaaaaatgcctcttaaaaaaaaactaacttgGATGTTGACTGTTGTAGTTTTATTTAGTGTGAACAAGTTTGAAGTTGTAGTTGAGCCTAGACCACCCAAGTTTGAGTCCTCTTTGACTTGCATATGGGTGCCTATTTCATCTTATTTACAATGCCACCTAGTTCCTTCTAGGTTGGTTCAGTTTTTGTCTTCTAGATAAAAGTTTGAATTAAGAAATTTACTGCATGTCAACATTTTCCATACCCGCTATCTGGTTCCAAATCCCTATGGTACCGCCGGTCAATTGGAATCCCGGTTGGTACAGGGATATGTAATACCGCCCAGTTTAGATGTTATTTCAAAAGAATTTGAAGCACCAGTGTTGTTTGAAGGTTTAGGAAGTATCAAATATTGAGAAATATTACCGTACAGTAATCCAACAGGAAACCAGCTGGTTACCATCCAGTTACCAGTGTACTGGTGGATTCCAACATCTGTCTGGAATCAAGGAAATGAAATTTCAGTCTCAAATGCATATATTCTGTAGGTACTTATTGAAATATAAAGTTAATGCTGGTTTCTGTGATTCCGCCACCAAATGGCAAAAAGCCTTTTATTTGGAGTCCACATGCAGCTACTAACATTTCAGGTGTTCAAGACACACATTGTTACTGCTGCTGCATGGTTATTTGGTTTAAATTTTGTCCTTTGCCGGCTAGTGCGCTCTGTTCATGCTGTTGCATATGAACCACGATGCTAAGCAGATACTGTTAAGCTTGTTAAGTAGAAATCTTCTTAACTCAATGTTCATTACATTAGCATCTCTTTTAACAAGCATGAAGCATTATGTATACATCGCATTCTTTCTAAATTTTGGGCGTGGTGACTGATGAGAGTGCAGGTCTTCGATTCTTTAGTAGCTTCCCTTGATACACGTGGCAGCCGGGAGGCACAGCTGCATTCAATGCTGCAAATGACTGAGCCGACATTTAAGGAAGCTATTAAGAGGAGGAGTGCAGCTGTAGAGCAATCTGGTGGAAGGTATCTAAAGAACGGAGCTACTGACATGATAAGGGCAAATTTTCATAGTGAGTTTGGAAGCCCAAGCAGTACTTTTAGTGTTGCATCTGATAGTGCCACGGCATATTCTGATTCCTTCAGAATAGAGCTGGGACGTAATGATTTTGAGAAAACTGCTATTTCAAAAAGGGCAGATGGATTTTTAAAATGGATGTGGAGGGAATACTACAATCGAGAATTGACATGTGCTGTGAAGTATGGCGAGAAAAGATGCTCTGAGTTGATGCATTCTTGTAATTTCTGCTATCAGATATACTTAGCCGAAGAAAGGCACTGTTCTTCATGCCATAAGACCTTCAAATCCATTCATAATTTTTCTGAGCACACAGCACAATGTGAAGAGAAGTCGAGAACTGACCCTAATTGGAAGATGCAAATTGCGGACTATTCTGTTCCAATACGAATGAGATTGCTCAAGGTGCAGTTAGCGTCCATTGAGGTCAGATCGCATTTTTCCCATTTGTTGGTTCCTTCTCAGTTTTTCTTATTTTGCCAGTGAGCTGTTTGGACAACATGTTAGTGTTTTGTTTACAGGCCTCAATACCATCAGAAGCACTTCAATCGTTTTGGACTGATGTGTATCGGAAATCTTGGGGTGTGAAGTTGTACTCTACCAAATCTATTGGCGAAATATTCCAGGTTCTGTATTTGTTTCTCTATTACTCTTGCGACATGCATTCTTTTTTTCAAATGGGAACTCTGATAACATGCATTCAGGTTCATTTGCTTGGCAGACATATATTAACTTCAGTTTTAATGGATTTTTCATCACTTGTTGGCTAGACCAGTTGATGTACATGTATGGATGCCATTGGGGAGGGTTTGGGTAGCCCATACCCAAACCCAAAACTACCTGTGCCCATTCGAGAGAATGTTACCCATACCCAATAAATCTGGGTATGCCCAATGGGTAATGGGTAGAGGGGAACTTAGTGTGCGGGCATGCGAGCTTGGCCACCGGTGTGCCACGTGCGACGGATCGGCCATGTGCAGGCAACTCCACGGGTTGGGAAGCAATGTCAATGAGTTGGGGAGGTGATGGCGAGGGGGTTACCCGGTTGGTTCACGAGGGCTGTGGAGGTGACGCCAATGGTTGTCCAGTCGGTGGTGGCGACATTCCAAGCACGCATGGGCAAGTCGAGGGGTGGAAGAACCATTAACGCATGCTGCTATCCACACAGCAAGCAAGACGATGGATTCATGGAGTAATTAATCTTGAGAGCAAGCTAGCAGGAGTGACCAATCCAACATGGATCTGATGACAGGGGCGATGGGCAGCCTCATCCCTGAGCTAGCCGAGTTTCTTAAGGAGTACAAGCTCGAGAGCACGCTCACCGCCCTCCATAAGGTACCGATGGGCTAGCTCACTGAGCAGGTCAGAATCTGGGCACGCAAATTTGAATCTGggctatctctctctctctctctcacacacacacacagagagagaggatCGCTAGAGttattagaccatctccaacggttttccttcagggttcagaatcccttcacgacgagattttcgttcccttcagcgctccaacggtttctcttcacggtttCCATCACGAAGGAATTCCCAAAGTCATTCCttccaggacgggattctctttcctttcccttcgcgattccccttgaagggaagctgttggagatgagaggaaataaataGAATGAGaacagggaagggaatcggAAGGGAACGAAacgaagggaatatggttggagatgatcttaagCAGATTGCCAAAAAATTTATGGTAGAGGGGGTGTATTATTTTTGAACAGGTATGGGTAAACTCGATATATTGTTTCTGAACAGGTACAGGTAAACTGGGTATTACCCTTTAATACCCTACCCATACCCATATAAAAATGGGTAACCCATACCCTCCCCAAACATAGCAGGTATGAGTTTGGGTATAGGTGCTGGGTACCCAGTGGCAACCATATGTACATGATTGAGGCCTTATTAGAAAACCACTTTAAACAATCATGGAAGTATAACTACCTTATTATGTTTCAATGAATGTTGGTAATTATTAAATTGCTGAAATAGCTTACCCAGCATCCTCTTTTAGCTGTCATTTATTTGGAGGTGATTTGGGAAACTGGTGTGGCCAGGACTTGCCATGACCAAGAGCATggtagcttttttttttgagttcaCAAGTTACGCTCTAGTTTACCAGTTCCAGCCTTGCAGCAGACCTAGATTGAACTACTAAATGAAGGATGGTGTGACAGATAATACTAGCATAGCTAAATAACCACATTTTCCTTAGTAAATTTACATTGATTCAAGGTATACCACATGTTGTCAGTAATCACATGCCTATTTATGGGTTGGTACTTGTTTCATGTATCTGCTGTGACATGTAACATCCGATGCTTTGTCTTCCTCTCCCTTGCAGCTTTTGACTCTGCTGGAAGGTGCAATAAGACGAGACTACCTCTCTTCTGATTTTGAAACAACAAGCGAGTGTCTAAACTCAAACTCACAGGATATTCCATCCCAGAATCCTTTAGGACAGGCTGGATCTGCTGCTGTGCTTCCATGGGTTCCTGACACTACCGCTGCTGTCATGCTCCGAATGTTGGACCTAGACTCTGCTGTTTCGTACATACAAAATCAAAAGACGGAGAGAGATGGTGGAGATTTCATGGTAAGTTAAATTATGATAATACTGGTTTTTTCTGTTTAGACTGAGGTAGTAATTACTTAATATGTTATGTTTTGATTGTGATCTACATCCTTATTGCTCTGCTGTTTTTGTACAATTAAATTATGATGTGTTATCATCACTTGCCTTACAGATTATATAATTATGTTCTTCCTTCCTGCAGAAACTTCCATCAAGGTATACAGTTGCTAAGAGCACGCAAGAAACAGCTCCACTTGAACCGATTGGTTTTGATCTATATGATGGAAGGTGGCTTCCCAGTAGTGGCCGTAGGGGTCGTGGACGAGGAAGTAGAGGAGGTAGCAGGGGAGGCAGGGGACGAAGTCGAGGTGGAAGGGTCCCAAGGGGTATTAGCAGCTCATCTAGGATCGAATTTAAGGATGACAATGTTGCGTATGAGAAAGCGCCAAGGAAGAACACACGTCGAGGGCGTACACGTGGCCGTGGTGGTCGTGGAAGAGGACGTCGAACTGTTAGGTCTCGGCAGCCATCTGAGGGCAGAGCCAGATCAATTCCAAAGGCAAATTTGTTGGGAAGCTTTAGCATGCTTAGCAGCTCAAAGCCTACTGCTGTTGAGGAATCTCCACAGAGCTCTGGTGCGGATGAGTGGGGCTTGGATAACAGAAGGCCATATATTTCAGGTGATGAGAATAGTTCTGGATCTCGGTCAGATCGGTCGGAAGATAATGAGGAAAACGGCCAACCCATGGACGAGGAATACGAAGAGCAAATACCAGATTATTCCATAGGCTATTCTGGAGGGTCCACGCCCCATGGAATGATGTCCACGATGGATCATGAGACTgacgaggaggatgaagatgctgAAGGTGATGGAGAGGGTGACGAGTATGTGGAGGAAGATGACGCAGACCATGCTGTTGACGACGTCGATGGTGAGATGGACGATGATGACGAGATGGCTGAcgatggagatggagaagacGGCGGTGACGGAGTGGAGATGAATGCGGATGAGGATGAAGGTGCTACCTCATATTCGTCCGACTACAGTGAATAAGAGAGGCAGGAAGAAGGGGCCTTATCCGCAGATCTTCCATGGACACCTAATTCAAATAACACCGGACGCACATCGCCTTCCTTCGTgggttgaaaaaaaaatgcttagATTCGTTGTTTAAAAAGAAATGCGAGATGCGTTCATGTGAAAAGTAAAAAATAGGCTAGATGCGGAGTGGAGAAACTGGTAAGTGGTTTCTGTGGTTTTTCTTGCGCAGTGTTGCTGCCTAGACAATCGACTAGTGCTAAGATGTACCTGGGTAGTTATGCCGTTGGGGCAATTCCCCTAGTTGTACTATGTACCCAAGGCAAAGTATAATTATATCGCATTTTGTTGCCTTGCATGTACATGTGTCCGGCTCTTCCAAACCCATATGCCTCGAAAGTTACCTGGTTCCACCCCTATTCTCCGCATcctattttcttttattgtcaCACGGTCAGTCCCAAGTCAGATGATATTATGATACCCATGGACTCCTAAGTCGCTCACCGCACTGTCCAATATTTTCTGCGGGTTTGTGTGAATTTAGCAAATTTGAAATATAGGTTGTAAAACGGGTTGAAACCCTTAGGACTCGTTTGGATCTTAGGAAATGAATTTGATTCTAGTAATTAGTTTCTAATTCTAATTCCATATAGAATTGAATTTGATAGAATCTAAATCAATTCTAATTTTCTTGTTTGGATGTAAATATAATCTTTTTTCAGGAATCAAATTACAAAGGTTGTTCGAACGATTAAATATGGAATCAGCATCAATAATCTATACACAAATAAATTATAGAGTTGAATAAACTCCTTTCCTCCTCTCTCTacattctctctccctctctcatgcTCTCTCACTCCTTAAGTTCTCCACTCTATTGAATAAAACTGAGCCGAAGCCTCTTGTTACCATTATTTCCCTAGATACACACAattataaatcatcacaaaaggAAGAAAAGTATTTTGCTCACATCAATTCTTTCGCCTTACATTGGAAGTGCCAACAAACACTCGAGCTTGCACTCACTAGAAGCAAGAACATAAAACAAAACTCTACTGTACCATCCTCCAACCTGGGTATCTCCTTCAGTGCAGCAACTCATTCGATTGTAGGAGCTTTTGGCCCATCTTCTTCCAACACTTCAACTCATTCGGTGCATCCATCTCTTTTGAACTCTCAGCTGCTGTCCTTAAAGCCTCCTCAATACGATGATCTTTGCAATGCATCAGACTTATTAAATCCCAAAATTTCACAACCTTGTACCTGTGACCAACTGCAACTTGTATGTTTTCTGCAATGAAAACATGAATACAACTGTTATTTGAAGTGGCAAGTCACattctaaaactaaaaaaaattatacaagtACCAAACAACTTTCAGTTTTCCAATCCCACATAGCTATCCTGTTGAAGTATGTATAGTAGGATCTTCCTTTATAAATTATGTAACTTGCAAGTCTGAGTATCTTGAAAGGCTAGCTGAGGAATCACTGTCTCTTGCATGTAAATGCTGCAACTGAACTACTAATTTGGTACGTGAAAAAACGAGTACAGCTGAAGTTTGGAACACGAAAAGAAGCGAAGATCATCAATTTTGGTACATGAAAATAAGACCAAAGACAATCATATTCCATTAACTGTCGGTTCTATTTTAGATGTATTCAAAACAGCACAGAAGTACACAGCATATCAAGCTCATCTGTTGGGCACTATTTGGCTCGATGAAAAGTGAAAAATTACTAGAAACCACTCATTGCATCAACCAGTAAAAATGACTTTGAGTTCGAGACAATCTATCGATTCTGTTATAATGCGTTCCAAATGCATCACATTTTCACAGCGACTACTTAAAGCATGGTGCAACACTCATGCTAGGAGCCAGAGactacaaatatataaaaaaaaattcatcaagATTCAGAAGCCAATAAACTCTACATCTCCTACATGTTTAACCAGTTCACATGCTCATACTTGTAGCCACGCCTGAAAAACACatgcacaattttttttttccagagcaTCCCTAGACACGACAGCATGTCACAGCAGCACAGCTAGAAATTTTGAGTTGATATTTATTTCAAGGTACAAGCATGGTTTGCTTCTATACCCAAAACCACTACAGATCAACAACAGACAAGCTACCATTAGGCCCAATATATTCATCAAGCATAGACACCAGACGGACATCTATGACAACGATATACGTAATCCAAAGCGCTCGCGACCGTATCCCACACTCGTCGCCTTCGGATCTGGCCAGAGCACCCGCGAGAAGTGACTACAACACAATCTAGAGGAAGAAGCTGATGGCGAAGTTGGccgaggagaaggaagaagtaCCCGTAATACAGTGGAGGACGACGACGGTGGGGATGCGCCCAATGGCGGCGGTGGGAAAGCGACCCGAGGCAGAGGAGTCGCCGCGTCGGGGTCGAGCGAGAGCGGACGGGATGAGATGGAATAGAGTTTTCTGCTTTTTCAGCCAGGAATCCTCTATAAGTATCGATGAGCTCCCATAGAATGGGCTGAAATCACATTTTCCATTTTCATAGTGGATCTAAACAGGCTGTTCCTGGAATATGATTTTAATTCGTGCCAATTCATAGGATCCAAACGGGCCACATGCATTGTAGAATTAGTGGCTGCATATCCAAATATTGTGCAAATGGTTATGGTTTTATGCCCTTGACTCGGCTACCCCATAGCTGCAGCGTTAAGTATTTGGATGATGTACTCGTTTATTTTTATCCTTCAGTTTTGATAATTTCCAATGGTCTGAAAACGCATTGATCACAACATGAAAATGCAGCGTACGTGGAGTGGGCATGGATTTTGTGCACTAAAAATGCATACGCATccaattttctctctctcaacaCATATTGTCAAATCCAAGATAATTAACGGTTGTGAATTAGTTCTTACATGTTACATACATACGTGCACACTGCCTGCAGAAGCAGAACAAACGCTGAGCGCTGAGACAGCAGAACTACACATATGCTCCTCTAGATGCACGAAAATtggaacccccccccccaccccatgAATTGAACGCGGGAGAGGCGCGCTAGCACGGGATGAGGTCGATGAAGAATAGCACGATGGAGACCGGCAGCTTCATGAGCGTCACGGCCAGCTCGACCACCGGCACGCAGCACGAGAAGCACGGGCAGATGCAGCTCAGCGTTATCCTGCAGGAACGCATCAGACATGCAGCGTGTTTGACACGAATTGCATCGAACAAGAAGAAGACGCAGGAGAAGCAAGACTGACCCGACGAGCCAGAGGGCGACGCCGACGACGGAGAGCAGCAGCGACAGGAAGGCGAAGGGCAGGGAGAGCAGGAACCCCAGGGGCCTGCAGCTGCACCCGCCCATCCTTGACAATGCAGCTAGCTAGCGTCCTAGCAAGCTAGCTGTTCgatgcgccgccgcctccccgccgcAATGTGGTTCAACGTTTCCGCCGCCGGCCACCTAGCTATGATGATCGATCGGCCGGGCGCGCTGCCGTGGAGCATCTCTTCTGCTCCTATTTATCCCCCGGGCCGAGGCAGGTGGGTGGTGTCGTTGGTTGCGCTAATTATAGCGCGGAGGAACGTTAACGGCTAGCAGATATGCAGAGTGGAATGCGTAATGCGCACGAGGTTTTGAGGTTTTGTGGATGTGCACGTACTTGTGTTGAAGCCCTGCGAGCTGTCTCGTAGTTCGTCTCGCGCCAACACATCGCCGCTGATGACCGTACACCTGTGTGCGTTTGAGGCCAAATTTGGGCGGTTCAAGGTTGGCTGTTTGGTAAATCAATGTGGTTGACCATTGCAAAACGACGAGTTGGCATTTAATTTTTTCGCCTTGGCTTTAGAGGTCAAGGAACTAGAGCAGTGATCTAACTACAGATCATTTGACTCACTTGCATCCCTATAGCCGGAACCCACGATTTGTCAACCACGGCGTGTTAACCGCCTTGCTATCCTCGTGTCTACTTTGTGTGTGTTGGAAACTTTCGTAACCAAATAAGGACGACCAATCCACTAGAATGGTCACTGAATAAGAAATTGTGCACTGTAAttaatgttatttaattttttattacagTGCTACTCTATTTACAGACCGTATTCAATCATTCTCTATTACAATGTACAATATACCTCTCAAATTGCCATATTTCTGATATATTCAAGGGCAATGCGGTATTATTTCTAAGTATTTCTGCCCTATTTACAATTATATCCTTCTGGGTCGGTTGCTAGCATCAATTTCATCTCCGCCATACTCCCTAAGGTCTACAGTCGATGGCACATCCGGAGCACCCTCGGTCGTCTTCCTCACGGCACCATGTGATGGTCTTCGCCTTGCCTCCAAAGGCTTGCCGAGGGTTTCTCTCGCGACGGCGCCTCCGACATCCCTTCAATTGACTCCCTCACGAAGTCGAACAGAGATCTCCAATCAACTTCCGAAGGCCCATCAATGGCTTCACCGATACCGACATTCGAACACGCTTCGGTGGCGCCAAGTGTCCGCAAAGTACCTTCGATATGTCTGAATGGTTCCTGCAACATGTCAAACCAACAACAATTGTAGGCTGttgtgaggaacgatgacgtcctaagaaggggtagtgaattaggatacttaaagaTCTAACCGGATCtgaaaactttacaagataaacctttctcaatttctatctaaatgttatctaggtttatctactgtgtctactctatcgctcaagaggattgcaacctactctagcaaggtaattacaagaatgtaaatgttaaaatgtaaataaggtagagagacaaactcggcacaagagatttttatcctgtggtatcgatggcatgaatatcacccctagtccacgttagagctccaccaaagatatgctcctagtcggcacccggtcatgacttttgagccaccaagctaccaaggcaatGTCTCAAGCtggatgagctaccaagccacaaaggcaagatcTCACTACTAGtttctcttccagtcactttcTGCCGTGACCACTTTGGAACTTAAGCCACcgaggcaagggtctctgcgtcctcgtacacgtgtcttgccgccactccacaccaagttggagggtcaacaagcttgagaaaCTCCGACTCaagttgccggtgagtcaccaagactccaagacgccgacataccacttgatacaagctaggatcacttcgTGATCCGCTCTccaggcagcaatcacctagcaacactctctctagacctata
This region includes:
- the LOC133908451 gene encoding homeobox-DDT domain protein RLT2-like isoform X3, which encodes MDAGGDGDGVGNAALEVPATAETPPPPAPAAAPISASGAGAGASGSGEKPVKRMMKSPYQLEVLEKTYAAEQYPSEAMRAELSAKIGLSDRQLQMWFCHRRLKDRKPPSKRQRRDEEAALAPVMAPPPVLPLPAIPLASSDLMVGVAGPYDEPLHPTHSRRAAGRSSAVPRISMPDIGRRYYEPPPVMLPPPVASMQLAQSELHVINSVESQLGEPLREDGPVLGIEFDPLPPGAFGAPIVPEQQKQPVRSYDTKIFSRHDPKLLKASAFLPTMDPPFVPNSFSGKRKSTVGNRPIGQPHVGSRAVHEYQFLPEQPSDTYERASQSHYYDTPVEVSNSRISPLTSGSQLLHGSEEATPSYAFQVEGQFGISQVAGLENSLISSERRVYHDEDASRVDRKRKHSEEAKIAKEVEAHERRIRKELEKQDMLNRKREEQRRKEMERLDRERRKEEERLLRERQREEERFQREQRRENERMEKFLQKQSRRAEKQRQKEELRKEKEAARQRAANERVTARRIAREYMELVEDERLELMELAAQSNGLPSMLHLDSNTLQQLDSFRGMLSQFPPQTVRLKVPFSIKPWIGSEDNVGKLLMVWKFLITFTDVLGLSPVTFDEFVQSLHDYDSRLLGELHVALLKSIIKDIEDVARTPSVALGVNPGGGHPQIVEGAYAWGFNIRSWQRHLNLLTWPEILRQFALSAGFGPQLKKRNVEDAYYRNDNESHNGEDVISTIRNGSAAVNAAALMKERGYTHRRRSRHRLTPGTVKFAAFHVLSLEGSKGLTILEVAEKIQKSGLRDLTTSKTPEASIAAALSRDTKLFERTAPSTYCVKSTYRKDPVDSEAVLSAAREKIRAFQNVLSDSEAEKEADDAERDEDSECDDADDDPDGDDVNTEVGDDKHPHLAVEAQDGVPTTTTVGGIKTEPDSVGNVLNPPSCFTKSAKGAALLSLGNSNTAGASSDSHLGASSDYHKVNPGDSEDTQIDESNQVEPWVRALAEGDYCDLSVEERLNALVALVGVATEGNSIRTVLEERLELANALKKQMWAEAQLDKRRSKEEFASRIQCNSYMSFKADINQENNATESTTTPGFNADKENDGNIGAINNCEMLDQHSQGNAGGISYERNGVGLEIGATPDNLAVQQYAYADKTRSQLKSYIGHRTEQLYVYRSLPLGQDRRRNRYWQFTTSASPNDPGSGRIFFESKDGYWRVIDSEEVFDSLVASLDTRGSREAQLHSMLQMTEPTFKEAIKRRSAAVEQSGGRYLKNGATDMIRANFHSEFGSPSSTFSVASDSATAYSDSFRIELGRNDFEKTAISKRADGFLKWMWREYYNRELTCAVKYGEKRCSELMHSCNFCYQIYLAEERHCSSCHKTFKSIHNFSEHTAQCEEKSRTDPNWKMQIADYSVPIRMRLLKVQLASIEASIPSEALQSFWTDVYRKSWGVKLYSTKSIGEIFQLLTLLEGAIRRDYLSSDFETTSECLNSNSQDIPSQNPLGQAGSAAVLPWVPDTTAAVMLRMLDLDSAVSYIQNQKTERDGGDFMKLPSRYTVAKSTQETAPLEPIGFDLYDGRWLPSSGRRGRGRGSRGGSRGGRGRSRGGRVPRGISSSSRIEFKDDNVAYEKAPRKNTRRGRTRGRGGRGRGRRTVRSRQPSEGRARSIPKANLLGSFSMLSSSKPTAVEESPQSSGADEWGLDNRRPYISGDENSSGSRSDRSEDNEENGQPMDEEYEEQIPDYSIGYSGGSTPHGMMSTMDHETDEEDEDAEGDGEGDEYVEEDDADHAVDDVDGEMDDDDEMADDGDGEDGGDGVEMNADEDEGATSYSSDYSE